AACGATCTAATTCCTTAGGTTGTTAAccgtttataaaataaaggccTCTTTTTGTAAGGAATTGGAACCAGCATAGATCATCACTTGCCTTTAACAATTACTTTATCATTTCTAGATGCAGTCAAGATTGACATAACTCCAGAGAGGTTTACTGCGGTGATTGATAAGCCACTGAGGGCACTGACTCACGTATTCCTGGCTGCCAAGGCATTCCAACCTACTGTGGTCTTCATGAAGAATGTTGAGAGAGTATTCTCAAAGAAGGTGCATATATATTACTAGATGTAGCCCGAAAATGATTCcacagaaatataaaatcaggataaaaactatcctacgtgtgtatccaggttataaactctctgtgtaccaagtttcgtctgaatccgttcagtggtttttgcgtcaaCACACCCATACATACTAACTTTCTCGtttataatacatatgtattaatAGGACCATAATTGATTGATCTGACTGATGAAACtactgattttttattttgtttttttttttattgaaacttttgGCTCGCGCTTTACATCGCTTTGATTCACAAATTAGGCTGTCAGAACGAAGATTAGCTTATCTTAATATACTTAATCTGACCAAATGTCATCTTTCTACTTATCatgattcatgagatacagttttGTGACAGATGGATAGATAGACAGATAGCGGATCCTTATGAATAGTCTTCCGTTATTACCCTTTCGGTTGGTCaccctaaaaagaaaaatgaaaattaatgtttttattctgttCAAGGTGCTCCCAGAAGAGAAATACCTTCAAGCGAAAGTAATTAAGGCTGCTCTCATAAAACTGGTCAAGCAAATAGCTCCtgaagacaaaataatatttataggtgAACAAACATACTTACACAATTCTCTAATATTAATACCACTTTAGCACCAAGATCTAGAAACTAAAATGGACGTGGGCTGGGCACGTAGCGAGGCGAGGTGGACCAGCAGGGTAACAACGTGGAAGGGTCCAATGGGCAAATGTCTCAAAGGCAGACCCCACACGAGATGGGCAGACGACTTGACAAAAATAGCTGGTACTGGTGGAGAGAAATGGAACTCTTTAGAGGAGGCCTTCACCTTCACTTGAGGAGGGGTTCATGCAAACAAAcatcaatttaaacatttaacttaTATCACTACATATTTAAGGGAATTACGTGTAAACAACAccattatatatatatatttttttttctttaaactgtGTATGTATCCCACTTTTTTTTGCatgaaataaaaggttttttatttttatttattatttagcacCAAGATCTAGAAACTTTTTCGAGTTCTCGAAAGaaagcggtagcttcaataggagactgaccgacagactgacactagattttaatattgtttatatataaattgtttgacgttcaaaagtgccatatactggtcttattgaaatgaataatttgacTTTGAAAAAGAAACCGGTTGAGTATGAGTCGCTCGCGATTTAGTGGGTTCCGTATAAAGAAGCTCAAAATATGTGACAAAAATTGGTCTCCCattgaatttagattttttgccaatatttgtttttatagcggcAGCTGGAATGTAACtgggtgacagacggacagacagacggaaaAATAGCGTAGCTTCTAGCTATAGGCTAATAGGGTTTCATTTTAACCCCTTTGGTACCTAACCCTAAAAAACTGGAAGAGCTTTACCACATTAAGAGatgaattttcaaaaaatcttagATTTTGATGTGTTCTATCAAATGTAAGGTTAATGCTTCCTCTCTCTTAAGATATTGCTGTGCTCGACAGaatccataatggttctgtatcattatatttttaagatctccatgtacattatggaacgcaataaattactgagtattgataaaatttcaatgcagcgacatttaaaaacgtgggtatttagatttttatatcttttaattaatttatttcgttaATAATTTCACAGCGACATGCACTCACCCATATACGGCTCAGGCAAAACCAATGGTACGCATGTTTGACGAAATACTTCTAGTCCCGCGGACTGACTATGGGAGCCTGCATTTGTTCTTTGCGGAGAAATTTAACAGGTAATTCGCTTCTCTTACTTATTAAATACAGTAACTTTTGTGAGGataattcataaaattcttaagtattttatagcaaacgatgaaagaaaacatcgtgaggaaattcaaaatattggaatctggaaTCACCCGCAGTAAGCAAGTGTTGTGTTCAATGCTGGGTTTCTGTAGAGAAAACCCGCCCCTTTAGTCAAAAGACCtaaaaaaaattctaaaaacgTTGACGTCCATGGAAAAAGCTCATTCATACGCTAATTACAAGTCTAAATTCCAAATaatcgaaacgaaatgttaTTTCAATCCATTTCGAGCatttaactttgatttttgGGTTTTTGACTTAGCTAAAGAttctgcagtgggacagttacaggctggtgttattaacaacTTTGgtaatggcgcccaccgtggggcagatCACAAGCGAGGTGATTAATGCtctcttaggtttacgcgaatgttagacattgaaatgaaactacttttacggattttatcgcggtttaattttagattttagttcccgacgtttcgaaacctttgcaggtatcatggtcacgggcagactgagatggcgttcgtcttgacagaagatgttgctcgttctacgaaacgtcgggaactaaaatctaaaattaaaccgcgataaaatccgtaaaagtagtttcatttcaatgattaATGCTCGTTCTATGAGAGTTACATACAAGGCTAACATATTGTTACAGTTTAAGAAGTATGCCACTGGACTACCCAACTCAGCCCATCGCGCAACTGACCCAAGGATATGGATTTGGGGCCATTATTGAAGCGTATCACGAGGTTATGACTCCAGAAAGAATTATCAGgtaaattaagataattaagtcatttaaaaataaatttattttgactgcgactagccgagtgtttgaggtcTCCACGTCAAATCCaccgtgtcgtgtcgcgggttcgataggtaggacaagaatttgtgtgatcggCGAATACCTGTTCTGAGTCCTTGTCTCTTTGTGAAaccacccgcgacacaagggttaaattTCTTACTACAAgtcgttactaaataaaaaattatatccTGATAATATATAAATCCTAGGATTGGGCAAAAGCCTATTTCTATAGCATCATTGAAGTGACGTCATACCAGGTTATTTTTTGCGTTAgcgattaaagaaaaaactcgCATCTGATTTTTTACGGACTTACTCGATTTTTAAAGTTGCAatgaatttcttattatttcagaTTAAACGTCGATCCATTATCACCTGGAGAGTTTCTAGAAGTCTTATTTGCAAAAGATATAGAACCCTTATCGAAAGAGGTCAGTTGTCtttcttgttaatttttttaagatacgTCTCGCGCAGCTGACTATCTTGCGACTCCAGACGCTGTCACCGAAATCAGTCAggccattattaaaaaaaatatctagacCAACCCAACCTCTTTTTCTCCAGGAATATCAGCCATACGTAGACTTCTTCTTAGCCAGTACATCATTGAAACAATTAAGAGAAGACTATGCCAGAATAAACTACTTCAGAGAGGATGCTTACAAGAAAATGGCTAAGAAGAATGCAAAGCAAAAAGGACATGAGGAATCGTCATAGAAGTAAGAGAAAGAAAGAAGACAGCAAGActatttattagatattaatgGTTCTCCACTTAGCTTGGGTGaccgtctttgtcataacgagtttgtacgtgtttcggaaggcacattaaattgtgggtcccaacTGTTATTCATGCATCTTTAacagtctttacaggtagtcagaagcttgaaagtctgacaaccagtctaaacaagggatatcgtgttgtcCCGGTAACTGGGATGAGAAGGttataagcagtcgctcctgataaaacactggtacttagctgaaaccgattatgctagaagccgaccccaacctagttgggaaaaggctggatCTCACTGAAAGTAAGACTGGATGCCACACTTTCTAGCTTCTATCAGTAACGTGCCGTCCGAAACGCGTAGAAACTCATTGTGGTCACACACATAGATGGTCGCTTATCCACGGACCGACcttatcaagtgtagcttaacctgtagtCGATCAActtgtagtttagccacgaaCTCGGGTTGTTTTTAACTTAGCGGTCGCCAGAAATGCCTTTTTAACAGTGATTTTACACAATATTCTTATGCCTTAGTCCGTGACATTGTCCCGGGAGTATTGGGGTTGGTGATTCAACTGCCATTTTATGCTGTATATCAATAATTATCTTCGACTTTCCAGAATCAtcttttttcatgttatttatgCAAAAGACTTATTACGATACGTTGTAAATGAATTCCTCCCCATTACACATAGATTCCACAGTATTTTACAAATATGATTAACGAGGTAAGTATAACCATCTCACttttgtaaacagttttttattcgaaaaaacGTCTGATCaacataatagggatgatgactgggtataaaaagaaaaaatctcagtagtccctcagttagataattgaaaagtatgagacacgtattttttcctttttcagaaaaactagcattgacaaagattaactgctttaaagtttaggagagggggcttgtgatgTAActatatggtaaaatttatactcaatcgtgacgtcacgcctaagtttcattcactgtaatttggtcaatttatgtttcatccattattatacaaaaaaactacaagacggacactgcaaaaaaaattgacatcatccctattagtAAACAAATAGACAATGAAATTCAAGTATATTTCTTCCTAttggtttaatattttgaattcagTAAAACCAACACATTCCTTTTAATGCCCAAAGAACAGAGATACTATCGTAGTTGCTTGATACTACAACTAGAATACCAATTTATATacgtctcactgctgggcataggcttcTTCCCGTATAGATAAGGTTTtgggcattgatcaccacgctagctcactgcaagTTGGTAATTTCAGATTCCATTATTTCGAATCAAAGAtacctcacgatgttttccttcaccgtttgtcagcgGTGTCATAGATAAATTTAGTGGTTACATTATATCTTTAAAACATTGGAACTGTGCCTGCGTTCGGATCGAACCTCAGCTACCGTAACAAGAAAAAATTTTTTTAGAgaagatttttctttaagattGTTGATGATTTCTTGTTGGAATGTTCGTAATATTGTCATGTTTAGTATCGGGAAATTGTTgcttatgttacaaaaaaacatagttaAGTTTGACCGTTTGAAATGAATCGTAAATAGCATTataattgtattgaaatataaataagtatgcaaataaaaatgtttgtggaatttttgagtttatttttagaatggATCATGTTTTGCATAGCATGAAAGCAATCATactattataaatgcgaaagctATGAGTAGATTTGTTAGCTTTTCACGCCTAAACGGGTGGACcgatttaattgatttttgctGTGGATGTAGCTTACATTCTGTATTAATAcatagactattttttttttcataccttaaGGGAAAGTAGTGATTTGCTATTCACTTTCAGGTGAGCGTGTCAAGTCGTAAACACTAGcagtattataatttttgacttTGCCATTTGAGCTTAAACTTTGATTTTGCAGCTCTAAAGTAGAACTTCAAAGGCactaaaattatatcattttgaAATTCTACCCATTTAACTATTCTAGCTTCATAGACGAGAACGATGAAAAGAAAGACAAATGAAAGCCGGATTTTGAaagacttgtttattttaatattccgaAGCGatgttcaaaacaatttatatctaaatatttacatatataatatactaaacTGATACCATACAAATCTTTcagttaattttcatttataccTTCTTATTTACTGatcattattataacataatatatgtctatacaaataaaagaacaacGTTTAAAATCGCTTGCATTTTTGAGAGACAAGGTCAAGTCACttgcaagtcggactcgcgaaaCTGATTGATCCGTACGAATGGGCCAAAAAGTAcggaatctaaaaaaaatagaaagcaATAATATACTTTCAGGTTATTTTGGTAACTGTcctatataattattaatttaaaaaaaaaaaacaaaacaatgaaaaaatacaagaatatgCAAAGATAATAGaagtctttttaattattttcagaataataGATTTCGGTTTTCATATTTCGGTTTTAATTTTGGCCACactgatatttttgtgctgAAACTTTTTGAGATGTCTACGgtagtatagttaccggcacggatcttgagcgctctgtggaagagtggggatcgttttgcgcatcgtaaaataaaacgccaatcaattgtgcgtactcgtcgtgttgcggtgcatgcaactgcagcaaacaACGAATTTCgaccaatcacgagtgacggcttGACGTGATGCGCTGCGGGCaaatcactgcactttagtccgccccgcgcctcacttcataccggaAAAGGGatacaaaaaatcacttctgcgcaggtgaaggtcagcgctcaagatccgtgccggtaactattaCTTGATACGTCCCGATTTTAATGACTTGACTAATTCTTTATTGCTTTggtttaaatgattttattaactGTGAGAGATCACCACCGACATTCGTGTatacaaattgttttgattCTCCCGCTGGTTTCTGTACTCCTGGGAGGCTCTTGGCAGAGCCAGAAATTCCCTGGATGCCTCCGTTTATTGTTGTGCCGACGGGGGAAGCTCCTGTGGTGATAAACTTTTTGTCAGTTACGGTGGTGATGACTTCTTTACGTCCTAAATTTTTAGAAGCCACGTCGATCTTTCCAGCATTTCCATAATTGACGGTTCCCTGGATGCCTCCGTTTATTGCTGTGCCGATGGGGGAAGCTCCTGTGGTGATAACCTTTTTGTTAGTTACGGTGGTGATGACTTCTTTACGTCCTAAATTTTTAGAAGCCACGTCGATCTTTCCAGCATTTCCATAATTGACGGTTCCCTGGATGCCTCCGTTTATTGCTGTGCCGACGGGGGAAGCTCCTGTGGTGATAACCTTTTTGTTAGTTACGGTGGTGATGACTTCTTTACGTCCTACATTTTTAGAAGCCACGTCGATCTTTCCAGCATTTCCATAATTGACGGTTCCCTGGATGCCTCCGTTTATTGCTGTGCCGACGGGGGAAGCTCCTGTGGTGATAACCTTTTTGTTAGTTACGGTGGTGATGACTTCTTTACGTCCTAAATTTTTAGAAGCCACGTCGATCTTTCCAGCATTTCCATAATTGACGGTTCCCTGGATGCCTCCGTTTATTGCTGTGCCGACGGGGGAAGCTCCTGTGGTGATAACCTTTTTGTTAGTTACAGTGGTGATGACTTCTTTACGTCCAAAATTTTTAGAAGCCACGTCGATCTTTCCAGCATTTCCGTAATTGACGGTTCCCTGGATGCCTCCGTTTATTGCTGTGCCGACGGGGGAAGCTCCTGTGGTGATAACCTTTTTGTTAGTTACGGTGGTGATGACTTCTTTAAGTCCTGAATTTTTAGAAGCCACGTCGTTCTTTCCAGCATTTCCATAATTGAAGGTTCCCTGGACGCCTGAGGTCTTCGTGGTTCCTGTAATGCCCGTGGTGGTTGTGCCAGTGTTAAAGCCATTGGTGGTGATGGTCTCAACTGTTGTCGTGCTCTTGACAATTGGCTTTGTGGTGACTCGGCGTTGCGTCTCAGTGATTGTCGTCACTACGTATTCAGAGAAACGAACGCTTTCGATCTGTCCAATAGCCCATTCATACCACTCAATGTCGAATTTGTAAATACCAATCAGCTGTTTGCCGACTTCGCAGCCTGCCAggagaaattaattattaggtattttattcaAAAGGTGGATTAAATTTGGATAAATTACTACCTATAACATTTTTACATGTTTGATCGatgcagtcgggtaaaaattGCCCGAAGCTAACACTGCCGTACACTTGACAAATAGATTTAAGTATGTGTATACAAAAGTATCTAGAGACAGAAAGAGGATGCTTACCAGAGTCCCAAGAGTAAATGCCTCGTAATACGTAGTGAATGCCGTCTGTGGTGCAAGCAACAGCACTGCCGACATCCGCCTGGAACAGAAGATGGTTAAATGCACTCGATAATACTATAGATGTAACCGTGCGACCGTGTAGAATTAGTTAGGTAGACAGATACGCGTCTTACCTGGCAAAAGTTCTTATCGGGGTTGCTGGGCTGTCCGCAGGCGGTGCTCTTCGGATCATAAAGGTCGCGTAAGTAACTGTAGTCTCGGCTGATCCTGTTTGCGCATATTCCAGGGGCCAAGACGGACACGCCTATTCCGTGGATGACACTGCGTTCAAGGTGAGCTGCAAGTAGAGAAGGGTATGTGTTTACTCGTTAGTCGCAGACTCGAATCCCTTCTAAGATTAGAAGTGCTCCCGTACGCAGTAATAACCACACAAAAcgacaaaagtattaaaaaattcAAACCTTGCAGAACAGATTTTCCCCATCCAGTCACAATACATTTCCCAGGTTTGTTATAAACGACGTTGAAAGTTTCAGTTGATGCAGGGAGGCAAATCGGCGCGACATGCGGTGCAAGCTTTAAGTCCTCTGCGAGGACCAAAATGGCTGCGTCGTTCGATGAGAAACCCTCGATGAATCCAGGATGTCGTAGGATATGCTGGACCTTTACAATCTGGTGTGGAAGGGGCTCCTTTTTCCTAGATCCCTCTCCCAGTATCCATTCTCCGGTTTTGACGACCAGTTTTTCGGCGTCAAGGCTGTGGGGGGAAGGGGAGTTAGTACTTTAAGGCTTCGAGTGTTGTTTTGCAGTAGGTGGGGGAAGTGTTTGAGGATATTTTCAAAGGTTATTCTGTTATCCGGGACTgctatgaaattaaatgaactaTGAAATTAATTCTGATGATCGGATgttatcaatacattttttacaattgactttttttaattatttggagTCGACAACGACTAACTGGACAACATAAGAAGAAACCATGAAATAAATGAGGAGCTAAAACCTCTTCATAAATCCAGACAATAAACTTTCGATCTAATTATGATTTCCTATGgtatatgaaagaaaattggcAGTCACAGTTACAAAACTCGCTATCCTGTTAGAAGTCTAGACCACAATATGTATAAAGACCAAAGCATGCCAAATATGCGACGGTAGCTCGAAACCAAGATTAGGCATTATAATATTCCAGCctttattatgagtactagacaactgataaacatacttttataaaatacatacataatatagattaaTTACAGCCggatacaaacaaataatgGAGCTCATTATTTGCAAATtaagaagttttaattaagttggtTAGCACTTTGATGAGGATTGGGAAACAAGGAAAATTATAGAAAAGAAGGGATTCCTTACCCTTGAACACAGTTTGCAGAGGTGATGACGACGTCAGGCCTAGCTATGACACCGCCGCAGAGCTGGGTATAGTTGGTCTGCAGCATGATGGTAGCCTGCCAGGGGATCTCGGCAAAGTCCACCTCCGAATCCTTATGGTTACCTTGCGGTAACTGGGGCTAATGGGACAAAACTGGGGATCAAAATCTATACCAGGAAGGTTGACAAAGGCCATTCTCATACGTTTTAGCGTTTCTAGGCAATGggatttttgacaaaaaaaaattagtccGCCAGATcgatttgcaaaaaaattggatacgtttttttttattttaactcgtACGACTGACGTCACATGACTTAACACATCATGAGATGTCACGTACCGAAACGATTTTAACTAGCAAGCGCTCTTACTTGCCCCcactacaaataattttagcaccttaagtgctttttatcttccACACTTTTAAATGacgtaataaaatgaaagataCGTATTCCACATTCTATGAAATCTGACTGTCGGTCTgaacaaatttatattattagcaaCATCGACTTGGTCCTTTTTACATACTGgtccccaattctgctatttgcagAATCTTCGTGACACCAGTTTTGCAGGTACTCACGTTTTGTACACCGCATTCGCCACttcctgaatatttttttaggaagaCTCTACGCATATATTTTGAGTTTTCCTTTTCGGAGACCAGGTCACTCCCCTGGTTCGGCTTCTGCTGGGTTGGTGTTGTCGTTTTGACTGATACTACACcagtttcgacatttttttctgtaaaaatgatttattattacaatttggATGGACAGTGACTGTTGAGCTTGTTCTTTTGTTTGCGTATAAATGGCATAACATGTCacgatttaattattcaaatcgtAGCATGAAacgcacattttttttttcatcttattttatttacggcGATTTTCTGTACAGAAACTGTCTCCCCGatgatttatataaatatttttttgaaaattaatacttaCACATAATCACTggcctttttttttggtaaggcggggggggggggaatcctcatgaacacccactccctcgagggaggaaatgggtagtgttagacttttactgactaaacctgaaccaccgtgctacgtcatccgcgtttttgtgtcggtgtatggcaatgcgttgcaatccttcatacacacaTAATTACTGGCCCTCCACTGTGAGGATATTTTAACTTCACTGAGTTGCCACGTTATGGTAACCGTCTTTAGTTGACCCCCAAATAACGCATTGTATATAATGTACTTTAACTGTTACTGAAGAAGAACCCGCgtaatttttattcttctttggAAGCTGACAAAATCGCGAAGGTCAAAAAGcaatttaccatttattttcttaactgTTGTTGTTCCAGGAACTCTGCTTTCCGTTGTGGTGCTCGTTGTAGTTGTGAACTTCGCGAAACGTTTGCTTTCGATCTGTCCGGTGGCCCATCTGAACCATTCGATGTCGACTGAGTTGAAACGGAAGATTGGGTTTTTGACTTGACATCCTGTCAAGAAGAATATGATATTAGGTCTTATAGAACACACGAGCCAAAATTTCCCAAACCAACACTTTAGTAAAATTGCCCAATTGTTTTTTGGGTAACCAATTGAGGAGCCTCTAGAAATAGAAAGAAGATGCTAACCAGAGTCCCAAGAGTAAACGCCTCGCAATACGTAGTGAATGCCGTCTGAGGTGCAAGCAATAGCACTGCCGACGTCCACCTGGAACAAAGAATGGTTAAATCCACtcgataatattataaatgtagcAGTTCGATGTGACATTGTTTAGGCAGACAGATACTCGTCTTACCTTGCAAATGTTGTGAGCAGGGTTGGTGGGCTGCCCACAGCCGGCGCTGAGCGGGTTCGAAAGGTCCCGTTGGCTGATCTTGTTCTTGCACTCTCCAGGGGCCAGAAGGGAGACGTCTATTCCGTGGATGATGCTGCCTTGAAGGTGAGCTGCAACAAGCAGAGAGAGGTT
The window above is part of the Trichoplusia ni isolate ovarian cell line Hi5 chromosome 11, tn1, whole genome shotgun sequence genome. Proteins encoded here:
- the LOC113498794 gene encoding transmembrane protease serine 9-like, which gives rise to SVNTKNLLVKGGEWKLGVEEEPLPFQIVQVDQVLTNPFNNDQAILILSEELRLAQNVAPICLPPPTETVDVVFNRTEKCIVTGWGKSVLQAHLQGSIIHGIDVSLLAPGECKNKISQRDLSNPLSAGCGQPTNPAHNICKVDVGSAIACTSDGIHYVLRGVYSWDSGCQVKNTIFRFNSVDIEWFRWATGQIESKRFAKFTTTTSTTTESRVPGTTTVKKINEKKVKTEVGRIGVTDITTYRVFLKKYRDDGKCGLQYPQKPYGNRKELELDFAEIPWQAMILLKTDKSLLCGGAIVQPNVVMTTGSCVKDVDTKNLLVKGGEWKLGVEEEPLPFQIVQVDQVLTNPFNNDQAILILSEELRLAQNVAPICLPPPTETVDVVFNRTEKCIVTGWGKSVLQAHLQGSIIHGIDVSLLAPGECKNKISQRDLSNPLSAGCGQPTNPAHNICKVDVGSAIACTSDGIHYVLRGVYSWDSGCQVKNPIFRFNSVDIEWFRWATGQIESKRFAKFTSTTSTTTESRVPGTTTVKKINEKKVTTEVGRIGVTDITTYRVFLKKYRDDGKCGLQYPQKPYGNRKELELDFAEIPWQAMILLKTDKSLLCGGAIVQPNVVMTTGSCVKGVDTKNLLVKGGEWKLGVEEEPLPFQIVQVDQVLTNPFNNDQAILILSEELRLAQNVAPICLPPPTETVDVVFNRTEKCIVTGWGKSVLQAHLQGSIIHGIDVSLLAPGECKNKISQRDLSNPLSAGCGQPTNPAHNICKVDVGSAIACTSDGIHYVLRGVYSWDSGCQVKNPIFRFNSVDIEWFRWATGQIESKRFAKFTTTTSTTTESRVPGTTTVKKINEKNVETGVVSVKTTTPTQQKPNQGSDLVSEKENSKYMRRVFLKKYSGSGECGVQNPQLPQGNHKDSEVDFAEIPWQATIMLQTNYTQLCGGVIARPDVVITSANCVQGLDAEKLVVKTGEWILGEGSRKKEPLPHQIVKVQHILRHPGFIEGFSSNDAAILVLAEDLKLAPHVAPICLPASTETFNVVYNKPGKCIVTGWGKSVLQAHLERSVIHGIGVSVLAPGICANRISRDYSYLRDLYDPKSTACGQPSNPDKNFCQADVGSAVACTTDGIHYVLRGIYSWDSGCEVGKQLIGIYKFDIEWYEWAIGQIESVRFSEYVVTTITETQRRVTTKPIVKSTTTVETITTNGFNTGTTTTGITGTTKTSGVQGTFNYGNAGKNDVASKNSGLKEVITTVTNKKVITTGASPVGTAINGGIQGTVNYGNAGKIDVASKNFGRKEVITTVTNKKVITTGASPVGTAINGGIQGTVNYGNAGKIDVASKNLGRKEVITTVTNKKVITTGASPVGTAINGGIQGTVNYGNAGKIDVASKNVGRKEVITTVTNKKVITTGASPVGTAINGGIQGTVNYGNAGKIDVASKNLGRKEVITTVTNKKVITTGASPIGTAINGGIQGTVNYGNAGKIDVASKNLGRKEVITTVTDKKFITTGASPVGTTINGGIQGISGSAKSLPGVQKPAGESKQFVYTNVGGDLSQLIKSFKPKQ